The nucleotide window GGTTAAGAATTCTTATCGGCAAGGCCGGCCTCGACGGACACGACAGGGGGGTAAAGATAGTAGCGAGGGCCCTTCGTGACGCCGGGTTCGAGGTCATCTACACCGGCCTTCACAACTCCCCGGAGGCCATCGTCGAAACGGCGCTACAGGAAGACGTCGACGCCGTCGGGCTAAGCATCCTTTCCGGCGCCCACAACTACCTCTTCCCGGAGATAATCCGCCTCCTCGAAGAGAAGGGCCTCGGCGACATCACGGTCTTCGGCGGGGGTATTATCCCGAAGGAAGACATAGAAGGACTCAAGCAAAAGGGAGTAAAAGCGGTATTCGAGCCCGGGACGTCCACGGACGAGATCATAAGCTGGGTAAGGGAGAACGTCTCCCCGAGGGCTCTTTAGCCTGATGTAATGAAGTGCGTAAGCTGCAGTAATAGGAAAGGCAAGCGGCATTGCCCTGCGCTCGGCGGCTCCATATGCGCCGTCTGCTGCGGAGAGAAAAGGGGGGTTGAAATCAACTGCCCGCCCGATTGCGTTTACTACGTCGAGGGCCAGAAGCAGCACCAGCTCAAGGTAATGCACCAGAGGGTCAAAAAAGAGGGCGGCAGAAGCTACGTCCGCCGGGCCGAGCTCTATAACCGTAACCCCGAAATCTTCGCCCGTATCGAAAAGCTCTTCGCCGATTCCTACAGGGCCAACAGGAATCTCACGAACAAAGACGTCGCCTCGGGCCTCGAGCTCGCCAAAAATACGCTCGACACCGAAAAGAAGGGCCTCATCTACCAGCACCAGGGCGAGAACTCCTACGCCAACGATCTCTCGACGAATATCCTTATCGCGATAACCGACTACAAGGACAATCCCAAGATCACGGGAGAAAGGGTAGACCTCGACTTCGCCATAAAGGTCATAGACGAGTTTTTAAGGGAAGCGCGGTTCTACGTCGAGAACGACCCGAATCCCCGGAGCTACCTCGTACACATCTTACGCTACCACCCCGGGGAAGCGCCCGCACAAAGGCAGGCGGGGGGGATTATAATCACGCCCTGACTTTGTCGTTAATGGTTGTCTTTTCCGGCGGAGGGGACGGTGTTGATGATCGCTGAAACTATAAACGCTACGACGGCCACGATTGCGAGGTACTTGAAAAACCTCGACCAGTCCATGCTTATTCCGAGATAAAAACCGACGCCTACGAAGCTGAAAAGTATCAGGCATACGAAAATAGCGCCCGGCAGGTTCTTCCTTAACATAAGAGTCCAACTCCTTCTTCTCTATATTTATTCGGCCAGAAAGCATGATTTTATCTGAATCCTCGCCCCTCTTCAACCTTTTGTCAACTGCGGCCGCATCGTCCCCGCCCGGGCTCGAAAACGACGGGGATTGCGATTCGGTGATATAAAGTGTAACCTAGACACTAATAATCATTGATATGCAGGTAATAATTGCTCCTACTCGTTAATCGCCGTCCGTAAATGAGAGTCCCCAAACCTAAAGAAATAATGCGCCTCCTCAAAGGCTCTAATTTCAGGCCCATGAGGCCGAAGGAGATTTCCAGGCGCCTCGGCGTCCCCAAGGAAGGAAAGGCCCTTCTCAAGAAGATCCTTCGGAAGATGGTGCGTGACGGCAAGATAGGAAGGGCCGACGGGGGCTACGTCGCCGCCGGCTCACCGGCCGCGGCCGTAAACGACTCCGGAAGGAAGTCCCCGGAACCCGTCCTCCCCACGGCCCCCACGACGGCCCCGATAAAGGGCATGCTCAAGGGCGGGAAGATTCTCGGCAAGTTCGTCAAGACCGGGAAGACCGGGAAGATAATTCTCAAGGACGACCGGGTGCCTCACATCCCGCTCAGAATAGATGAGATAAAGAACCTCCGGAACTACAGCCTGGTCGTTTACGAGGTCAGTAACCGTGTCTCGCCCAGCCGCAAGATCAACGGACGCATTGTCGAAGTCCTCGGAAAGGCGGGCGACCTCGAAGCCGAGAAGAAGGGGATTATAAGAGAATACGGCCTCTCCGAGGAATTCCCGTCCGATGTCATGCGCGAGCTCGCGCACGTTCCCGACGAAATCCCCGAAAGCGAAATCAGGAAAAGGACAGACCTCCGGGACGAAATCATATTCACTATCGACAGCGACGACGCAAAGGACTTCGACGACGCTGTAGGCATCACGAAGACCCACTTCGGCTACAGGCTCCTCGTCTCTATAGCCGACGTCTCGTATTACGTCCCCCTCGGCGGCGAGATAGACAACGAGGCCCTTAACCGCGCGACGAGCGTCTACATGCCCGACAGGGTGGTGCCGATGCTCCCCGAAAAGCTCTCGAACGACCTCTGCAGCCTCGTGCCCTATAAGGACAGGCTCACGAAGACCGTCGAGATCGACTTCAACCGTAAGGGCCAGATGATGAGCTCCAAGGTCTATAACAGCGTTATCAGGAGCGCCGCCCGCCTCACGTACACGCGCGTCGCCGGCGTCCTCGAAGACGGCGAGGAATCCGCCATAGACAAGCACGTCGTCGAAAAGCTCCTCGTCATGCGCGAGCTCTTCCGGCTCATAAGGGTCAGGCGCAGCGAAAAGGGAGAGCTCAACTTCGACATCCCCGAGCCCGATCTCATCCGCGACGAGCTCGGACGCACGGTCGACGTCGTCAGGACGCAGCGCAACATGGCCCACGTCCTGATCGAGGAATTCATGATAGCGGCCAACACGGCGGTGGCCACGCAAACCTGCCGCCTCCAGATACCGTCCATCTACAGGATCCACGAGCGGCCCGACATCGAATCCCTGATCGAGCTCTCCGAGGGCCTGAAGAAGCTCGGCTACACGCTCCCCGCCGACGGCAAAATAACGACGCTCGACCTCCAGCGCGTCATCAACAAGAGCCGCGGCCGGCCCAACGAAGTGGCGGTCAACATGCTCATACTCCGCTCGCTCAAGCGTGCTATATACTCGACACAGGAAGAGGGGCACTTCGGGCTCTCTATAAAGCACTACTCCCACTTCACGTCGCCCATACGCCGCTATCCCGACCTCATCGTCCACAGGATTATGAACTCGGTCATGAAAAAGGGCTCGCCGCCCTACGATAAGGAATCGCTCGACTGGATGGCCGAGCACTCGTCGAAAAAAGAGCGCTACGCCGACGAAATCGAAAGGGAGGCAATAAACCTCGAACGGGCCTATCTGATGAAGTCCTACGTCGGCAAGGAATTCGAAGGAGTCGTCCTGAGCGTCCTCCCGTTCGGAATGTTCGTCGAGGTGAAGGGGATATTCGTCGAAGGGCTCGTCCCGCGTGACAGCGTCCCCAACTGGAGAAAACGCTGGTTCGACATCGGCCAGATCGTCAACGTTAAAGTTACCGAGGCCGACGTCGAAAAGAGAAGAATCACACTCAACCTCGTCCCCTAAGCGGCACGGACTGTGTCCGCTGACATCCGACGGACGCATCGTCGCTGCTGCCATCAATTCTTCGCGCTTCCTTTGCTGTTAATCTCCGTCCATTACAACGTCGTAAAACCACACTATGTGTGCCATTTTGAGTGAAAGCAAGAAATCTTCTATTATCCCCCCTTGGAAAAAGGGGGGAACAAGGGGGGATTTAATTGAATTGATTCAGTATCCGTTTTTTTAAATCTCCACCCCGAAAAGCCCCTTCAAGGCGAACCCGAAAACTATAGACAGCACGAACACTATAACGAGCCAGTGAACCCTGAATCCGAGCGCGCTCACCTCCGCCGCCGGATACCCGACGGTAATCTCCTCGACGAGGGGATTCTCCGGGATCGGCCTGTTCCCCGGGTTCATCAATATATTCCACGC belongs to Thermodesulfobacteriota bacterium and includes:
- a CDS encoding cobalamin B12-binding domain-containing protein, whose protein sequence is MEQENRLRILIGKAGLDGHDRGVKIVARALRDAGFEVIYTGLHNSPEAIVETALQEDVDAVGLSILSGAHNYLFPEIIRLLEEKGLGDITVFGGGIIPKEDIEGLKQKGVKAVFEPGTSTDEIISWVRENVSPRAL
- a CDS encoding VacB/RNase II family 3'-5' exoribonuclease; the encoded protein is MRLLKGSNFRPMRPKEISRRLGVPKEGKALLKKILRKMVRDGKIGRADGGYVAAGSPAAAVNDSGRKSPEPVLPTAPTTAPIKGMLKGGKILGKFVKTGKTGKIILKDDRVPHIPLRIDEIKNLRNYSLVVYEVSNRVSPSRKINGRIVEVLGKAGDLEAEKKGIIREYGLSEEFPSDVMRELAHVPDEIPESEIRKRTDLRDEIIFTIDSDDAKDFDDAVGITKTHFGYRLLVSIADVSYYVPLGGEIDNEALNRATSVYMPDRVVPMLPEKLSNDLCSLVPYKDRLTKTVEIDFNRKGQMMSSKVYNSVIRSAARLTYTRVAGVLEDGEESAIDKHVVEKLLVMRELFRLIRVRRSEKGELNFDIPEPDLIRDELGRTVDVVRTQRNMAHVLIEEFMIAANTAVATQTCRLQIPSIYRIHERPDIESLIELSEGLKKLGYTLPADGKITTLDLQRVINKSRGRPNEVAVNMLILRSLKRAIYSTQEEGHFGLSIKHYSHFTSPIRRYPDLIVHRIMNSVMKKGSPPYDKESLDWMAEHSSKKERYADEIEREAINLERAYLMKSYVGKEFEGVVLSVLPFGMFVEVKGIFVEGLVPRDSVPNWRKRWFDIGQIVNVKVTEADVEKRRITLNLVP